A genomic stretch from Calonectris borealis chromosome 6, bCalBor7.hap1.2, whole genome shotgun sequence includes:
- the CDK5R2 gene encoding cyclin-dependent kinase 5 activator 2 — MGTVLSLSPAASSGKGGGGGGGGLLADKAPGRVPGKGESRLKRPSVLISALTWKRLVAASAKKKKSTKKVTPKPGSGAPGGAPGQPDPLVVQRNRENLRKSVVGPADVAKPGPLAVPVPTVPSAPQELHPGSGGGKPPPPPPAGSRAPGSPRRVVVQASTGELLRCLGDFVCRRCYRLKELSPGELISWFRSVDRSLLLQGWQDQGFITPANLVFVYLLCREALRGEDIGSQAELQAAFLTCLYLAYSYMGNEISYPLKPFLVEGDKGRFWERCLGIIQRLSAKMLRINADPHYFTQLFQDLKSEGEGGDGSKHWTISLDR, encoded by the coding sequence ATGGGCACggtgctctccctctcccccgccgcctcctcgggcaagggcggcggcggcggcggcggggggctgctggcCGACAAGGCGCCGGGAAGGGTGCCGGGCAAGGGCGAGAGCCGGCTGAAGCGCCCCAGCGTGCTCATCTCGGCGCTCACCTGGAAGCGGCTGGTGGCCGCCTCGGCCAAGAAGAAGAAGAGCACCAAGAAGGTGACGCCGAAGCCCGGCAGCggcgccccggggggggccccgggccAGCCCGACCCGCTGGTGGTGCAGCGCAACCGCGAGAACTTGCGCAAGTCGGTGGTGGGGCCGGCCGACGTCGCTAAGCCGGGCCCGCTGGCCGTGCCGGTGCCCACCGTGCCCTCTGCGCCGCAGGAGCTGCACCCGGGCTCCGGCGGgggcaagccgccgccgccgccgccggccggcagcCGCGCCCCGGGCTCCCCGCGCCGCGTGGTGGTGCAGGCGTCCACCGGCGAACTGCTGCGCTGCTTGGGGGACTTCGTGTGCCGCCGCTGCTACCGGCTGAAGGAGCTGAGCCCCGGCGAGCTCATCTCCTGGTTCCGCAGCGTGGACCgctcgctgctgctgcagggctggcaggaccAGGGCTTCATCACCCCGGCCAACCTGGTGTTCGTCTACCTGCTGTGCCGGGAAGCGCTGCGGGGCGAAGACATCGGGAGCCAGGCCGAGCTGCAGGCCGCCTTCCTCACCTGCCTCTATCTCGCCTACTCCTACATGGGCAACGAGATCTCCTACCCGCTCAAGCCCTTCCTGGTGGAGGGCGACAAGGGGCGCTTCTGGGAGCGCTGCCTGGGCATCATCCAGCGCCTCAGCGCCAAGATGCTGCGAATCAACGCGGACCCGCACTACTTCACGCAACTCTTCCAGGACCTCAAGAGCGAGGGCGAGGGCGGAGACGGGTCCAAGCACTGGACGATCAGCCTGGACCGCTAG
- the FEV gene encoding protein FEV, translating to MRHGAGAVPLLLNMYLPDPVGETLFKDGKSQAWGSLSPGVQKGSGQIQLWQFLLELLSDRANLNCIAWEGTNGEFKLIDPDEVARRWGERKSKPNMNYDKLSRALRYYYDKNIMTKVHGKRYAYKFDFHGLAQVCQPAAPDHTLYKFQGNLAPLPFSGISKLNLMTSGVTPAGFSYWPGSSPSLYPGHGLQPSAPFSAMAASHLNNMNNHYH from the exons ATGAGACACGGCGCCGGAGCGGTGCCACTGCTGCTCAACATGTACCTGCCAG atCCAGTCGGGGAAACTTTGTTCAAAGACGGGAAGAGCCAGGCGTGGGGGTCCCTCAGCCCGGGCGTGCAGAAAG GCAGCGGGCAGATCCAGCTGTGGCAGttcctgctggagctgctctcGGACCGGGCCAACCTGAACTGCATCGCCTGGGAAGGCACGAACGGGGAGTTCAAGCTGATCGACCCCGACGAGGTGGCGCGGCGCTGGGGCGAGCGGAAGAGCAAACCCAACATGAATTACGACAAGCTGAGCCGGGCACTGCGCTACTACTACGACAAGAACATCATGACCAAGGTCCACGGCAAGCGCTACGCCTACAAGTTCGACTTCCACGGGCTGGCGCAGGTGTGCCAGCCGGCCGCCCCCGATCACACCCTCTACAAATTTCAGGGCAACCTGGCTCCGCTGCCCTTCTCAGGCATCTCCAAACTCAACCTCATGACCTCGGGGGTGACGCCGGCCGGCTTCTCCTACTGGCCTGGCTCCAGCCCGTCCCTCTACCCCGGGCACGGGCTCCAGCCCTCTGCCCCATTCAGCGCCATGGCAGCCTCCCACCTCAACAACATGAACAACCATTACCATTAG
- the CRYBA2 gene encoding beta-crystallin A2 produces the protein MTSSEAMDTLGQHKITVWEEESFQGKRCEFLMECPSIMERGFRKIRSIKVESGPWVGFEYPEYQGQQFILEKGDYPRWEAWSGNSGYRTEHLLSFRPIKCANHNDSKVTLYEAENFQGHKFELSDDYPSLQAMGWGNKEVASIKVNAGAWVAYQYPGYRGYQYVLERDRQNGEFKKYNEYSSQAHTNQIQSIRRVQH, from the exons ATGACCAGCAGCGAAGCCATGGACACCCTGGGACAGCACAAGATCACggtgtgggaggaggagagctTCCAGGGCAAGCGCTGCGAGTTCCTCATGGAGTGCCCCAGCATCATGGAGCGTGGCTTCCGCAAGATCCGCTCCATCAAGGTGGAGTCTGGCCC cTGGGTGGGCTTCGAGTACCCTGAGTACCAGGGGCAGCAGTTTATCCTGGAGAAGGGTGACTATCCTCGGTGGGAGGCCTGGAGTGGGAACAGCGGCTACCGGACCgagcacctcctctccttccGGCCCATCAAGTGCGCG AACCACAACGACAGCAAAGTCACCCTCTACGAGGCAGAGAACTTCCAGGGGCACAAGTTTGAGCTGAGCGACGACTACCCCTCGCTGCAGGCCATGGGCTGGGGCAACAAGGAGGTGGCATCCATCAAAGTGAACGCCGGAGC GTGGGTGGCATACCAGTACCCAGGATACAGGGGCTACCAGTACGTGCTGGAGCGGGACAGACAGAACGGCGAGTTCAAGAAGTACAACGAATACAGCAGCCAGGCCCACACCAACCAGATCCAATCCATCCGCCGCGTCCAGCACTGA